A region from the Vicia villosa cultivar HV-30 ecotype Madison, WI linkage group LG3, Vvil1.0, whole genome shotgun sequence genome encodes:
- the LOC131660208 gene encoding uncharacterized protein LOC131660208: MAFPIPHLISSPYNPLLNLTPLSLNPKIPFSTITPPPPPSHIDVRRHSRRRKAGSILRCSASSFPEKHNGNSPNSDDVTELPLFPLPLVLFPGAILPLQIFEFRYRVMMHTLLHTDLRFGVIYTDAVTGTAEVGCVGEVIKHERLVDDRFFLICKGQERFRVKKVVRTKPYLVASVAWLEDRPSPATDVDVDGLASEVETYMKDVIRLSNRLGGKAEKEVGDLRRNLFPTPFSFFVGSTFEGAPREQQALLELEDTAARLAREKETLKNTLNYLSAASAVKDVFPSSSSPSSPSS, encoded by the coding sequence ATGGCATTCCCAATTCCACACCTTATCTCTTCACCGTACAACCCTTTGTTAAACCTCACTCCACTCTCATTAAACCCTAAAATCCCATTCTCAACTATTACACCGCCGCCGCCGCCGTCGCATATAGATGTTCGCCGCCACTCTCGCCGCCGTAAGGCTGGTTCTATTCTCCGATGCTCGGCGTCGTCTTTCCCGGAGAAGCACAACGGTAACTCTCCTAATTCAGATGATGTAACGGAACTACCTCTGTTTCCTCTTCCTCTGGTTCTCTTCCCCGGAGCTATACTTCCTCTCCAGATCTTCGAGTTTCGCTACCGCGTCATGATGCATACGCTTCTCCACACCGATCTCCGATTCGGCGTTATCTACACCGACGCGGTGACCGGAACGGCGGAAGTCGGTTGCGTTGGAGAAGTTATAAAACACGAAAGACTCGTCGATGATCGATTCTTCTTGATCTGCAAAGGTCAGGAGCGTTTCCGCGTGAAGAAAGTTGTTCGGACGAAACCCTACCTTGTCGCGAGTGTGGCGTGGCTGGAGGATCGGCCTTCTCCGGCAACTGACGTGGATGTTGACGGTTTGGCGAGCGAGGTGGAGACGTATATGAAGGATGTGATTCGGTTATCGAATCGCTTAGGTGGAAAGGCGGAGAAAGAGGTTGGTGATTTGAGGAGGAACTTGTTTCCGACGCCGTTTTCGTTTTTTGTTGGAAGCACGTTTGAAGGGGCGCCGAGAGAGCAACAGGCGCTGTTGGAGTTGGAAGATACTGCTGCGAGGTTGGCGAGGGAGAAGGAGACATTGAAGAATACGCTTAATTACTTGTCTGCTGCTTCTGCTGTCAAAGACGTTTTTCCATCTTCTTCATCTCCGTCTTCCCCTTCCTCATGA
- the LOC131660209 gene encoding thioredoxin H-type-like, with protein MAEEGQVIGVHSVDAWKEQLEKGNASKKLIVVDFTASWCGPCRFIAPILAEIAKKLPEVIFLKVDVDELKIVSEEWGIEAMPTFLFLKEGKLVDKVVGAKKEELQLTISKHATAASASA; from the exons atggCGGAAGAGGGACAAGTTATCGGTGTTCACAGCGTGGACGCATGGAAGGAACAGCTCGAGAAGGGAAATGCCTCAAAGAAACTG ATTGTAGTTGATTTCACTGCTTCTTGGTGTGGTCCATGCCGTTTCATTGCTCCAATTTTGGCAGAGATTGCTAAAAAGCTTCCAGAGGTCATCTTCCTTAAGGTTGATGTGGATGAATTGAAG ATTGTTTCTGAGGAGTGGGGAATTGAAGCTATGCCAACATTCCTGTTCTTGAAAGAGGGAAAACTTGTGGACAAAGTTGTGGGTGCTAAGAAGGAGGAGCTGCAGTTGACAATTAGCAAGCATGCAACTGCTGCTTCTGCTTCTGCTTGA